In Oryctolagus cuniculus chromosome 18, mOryCun1.1, whole genome shotgun sequence, the DNA window cgggggctgcacaggtgttcctcttagatgttcctggtgcatgccgtctctctcctcttttatagtcctcctccgccaatcctaactcggctgcccacacgccgagtacgctgctctcctccaatcaggagcaggatcagctcctggaggtcagcactcaagttggcaagaggcagctgcgaagaagctgttttctcctctcccagcgccatattgtgggagagcagatgcatagaataagtcttaattccagtaactcagtccagtccgggttgctccccacaatcacctAGAACGTGTTccagtgtgtgtgtcagtgggTCTGAGTTTTGTCTCTGCTGCTTAGAAGTTTTGTGACTTCAAATTCCTTAGCCTTTCTAAGGCtgctttttctcatttgttaaatAGAAATAATAGTGTCTGTCATCAGTTATGAGTTTGAGATGGTGCAAAGTGCTCCTTTAACTCAATACTGTACTTGGCACATGGCATTCATTGAACTGTAAACTTAGCCACTTACCTTGAACCTTGTCtctgcatctgtaaaatgtgaGTAAGAAGTCTGGGCCTGCCTACCCGGCAGTGGCAGGGAGTGGGATAAGCTTAATGAAGCAACCGCAAGCCGGGCAGCCCGGCAGGAGAGCTGGTACTGTTGTGATGGCTCCAGCTGCTCCCGAGGAGTGCAACCGGGCACAGAGGCCAGGGAGGCCAAGAGCCCTTTATGTCAAGCAGAGAACCCAACGTGGGCAAAGACGGACTAGGGGCATGTCTTAGGGAGTAAGTGCCAGGGTAGAGTGGTGTGTGTGGAGCCTGGTGCTCTTCGGGGCAAGGGCTGGGGAGCAGGTTGATTGTTGCTGTTAAAATCATCACCCGGGGAAGAGTGTGGCACTCCTCCCACCACCCTGGGAAGCACCTGTTagcaaactttttattttaacttagcAATGTGCATTTCCAGTCCATTATTTTCCTCCAAGCTTTGGTTGTTTGTTAAAGTGTAATCTAGATCTTTCCCAAATCTGTATGAGATTTGGTTCTGATCCTTAATCTTGGATGGATTCCATTCAGAATCAGCTAGTGGAAAACAAGAGGACCGTCAGGGGGAAAGTAGGCAATCAGAAGGTTGACATTTCTAGTTCTTGTGAGAAAACGCAATCCATTTGAGACTAGTTGTATAAGGACAGGGCTAAGATGATTCAGGTTAAAGTTACTGGAAGAACTTTAAAATCCAGCGCTAGGGAGCGGTTACACCCTGAAAAGAGTTGAAGGCAATGAGCGACTACTCCAGCTTTGCAGGCCTGCTCAACGGGGCCCTGTCAGGAACTGCAGACGCAAGGAAGCCTGCAGCAAGCCTTTGGAGTCCGGTTTAATTAACTGCTTTATTTTTTGCAATTAGTTCAAAGTGCATTTAAGAAGTTTATGAATCTTTCTCAACATCTGGAAAGCTCGTGTTtaaaaaaacttggaaaatatGTCAGGGAAGTGAATGGCAATCATGCTCACGAAAAAGAGACTCACTTGGAGTAGCAGCAGAAAACGTTTTCTCTGGGCCCCgcggcagccccccccccccccccccgggtctaAAAGCATGGCTTCCTATAGAGCAGGAATCCAGGCTCCTGTCTGTGAGGGAGGGCGGCTGCTCGGCGCCGAATGGCGACGGGACAATGCGGGGACGTCGCGCCTCTACAGAACACGCACCCTCCAAGTGCGTCAGACGCCCACAGAACTGCTTTAAAATCCTTGCCATGGGACGAAAGACCGCAGAAAAGGGCACCTTTTTCTTCTGATGATCGTAACGACGAGGGTATATCAGAAAGTTGGAGTTATAACTACTTTTGGTGCACACAATTTTGTGTTTCCATAACAGGCCTTTTCCAGGAGTTCCTTGAACGCCCCTCGTAGGCCTAGATCTCAAACTTTCTGGCACCGAGATAAACCCATCCTTTAATTCTGTCTTCCACGAGCTTTCTCCTGGAGTGCCTTGCAGTAAGGTGGGGGAGATGGTTCTCCAGCCACACTGGGCCTGCTCAGCCCAGCCGCGCAGTTCTCGGAGAATCCGTTAGCGTGACTGCCGTCTCACAGGGCACCAGGTCCCCATGGcccttccggggggggggggtgtcagatACCACCCAGACCTCTGGGGCTGCCCTTCCAAGCTCTTGTCCAGTCATCCCACGGACTCAGTGACCTCTTTTTTTCAACAGAAACACGAGACAATTaggtaactttgccctgctacCAAAGGGAGCAACCATAAAACGAAGCAGGTGAAAACCCACAGGTTTTAAAGGACCGTCTCTGGGGGAGAAACTAAGGGGGCTGGGTTGACATTGGGGTTCCAGGAGAGCCCTCAGAGCGTCCCAGACCACAGGTACCCGGGGGCGTCACTGTGGTGTCTCGGCTGTCCCCAGCTGTCCTTGTACCGCTGCCGCTCTCGGTAGCTCCGCAGGGCCAGCACCACGCTGGCACCGTACATGATGACCAGAAGACACGCGAAGGTGGCGGCTGCTCCATCGGTGCCCGCCAGCTGGCAGTTCATCCAGGTGAGACCCTTGCGGGCATacagcctctctctcctcttgcaAGTGTCCGTGGAATTGATCTGCAAGGCCGCGTGGAGGTAGATGCCGATGCCCACGCAGTAGCCCACCGCCGCGAGCAGGCTGAAGGCAGCCTCCGAAAGCAGCCACTTCCCCGGCAGTTTCGTGAGACTCTTGGCTCCTCGGAGTAGAACGCCCATGGTGAGGACACCCAGCCCCAGAGAAACAGCCACGCCACCGTAGATCAGCGGAGCCCGGAGGACCGTGTACTGCTGGTCCAGCTGCCGCACCTGCTCCAGCTCCGTGCCCTCAAACGGTGAGTAATAGTTGTTCCCAAAGCCGCCACCGGTGGTAAAGCTGGCGCTGAATCCGGCCAGGACAAAGTAGGAGGCCACGATGCACATGAGGACCATCCCGTTCAGTATCACCTCCACTATGTGCACCACACCTACGAGAGAGGGGGCCGATTGAACGCTGACAGCACTCACCCAGGTCACCCCGAGCCGCCAGAACTCGGTCAGATGCCACAAGAACAGCCTTgatttgtttgggttttttggcTGAGGTTTTGTGTCTAATGTACAAATCTGTGTGAAAAATCAAAATGCCACCCTGGAAAAAAAtgttggcagtttcttacaaaaactaagcctgggggccggcgctgctgcACAGTGGGCTTTCCATACAGGAGCGCCGCTTTGAGccgcggctgctcctcttcccatccagctccctgctgatgcgcctgggaaagcagtggaggatggcctggtgcttgggcccctgcacccctgtgggagacccggaagaggctcctggcttcggatgggcccaactctggcccttgaggccatttggggagtgaaccagcggatagatttctgtctctctgtaactctttccaataagtaaataaatcttaaaaaacaatctaAACATGGACTTACCATGTGACCCTACAGTGGTCTTCGTGGGTGTTTATCCTGAAGAAACAGAAACTCCTGGCCCCACAGAAACAGGCACTTGACTGCCCACGGGAGCTTTATTTGCAGTAGCCAAGTGCTAGAAATGACCGAGATGCTCTTCAGAGGGTGAAGGGTTACACTGGCACCCCACTCTGTGCAACCCTGACCCAGGCAGCAGTGGGGCTGGGTGCCCAGGGAACTGTGACCAGCGCAGCCAGCCCGCTCCCATTACGTATGGATCCTACCGGAGCGTCAGGACAGCATTAGCGACGGAGCAGCGCAGatggccctggggcaggggtgggcgtgCCGAGGGGCAGCACGTGGCTCTGACCGTGCCGCtgtgctgacccagccctgcacaCGTGGCCGCACGCCGAGCTGCCGGCCACTTCCTGCTTCCTCATTGTCCTGCACTTGCGCAAGATGCTGCCCCCGCAGAGCAGGCTAGGGACACCCAGGatctctctgccattttttatgCCTTCTTGTGAATCTGTTTCAAAATCTagatttgtttaaaaatcacaGTGACATAAGGATCATGAGAAGCCTCCCTCATGTCCCCGACCGCTTCACTAGTTTCCAGTAGGACTTTCTAGCGTTCCTCTGGGCAAGCAAGAGCACATTCAAACCTGCAGCTCATTCTCCCCTGCTCTGCTTTTTTCACAAAGGCCAGCATTctgcttcttgatttttttccatttatttatttatttgttttgatttgaaaggcagagagagacagagatcttccatctgctggct includes these proteins:
- the MARVELD3 gene encoding MARVEL domain-containing protein 3 isoform X1, producing MEERSGTRGARPRERDPDRRPRSERDRHPERPRDRPGDRRRERNGDARRAGDRDRGRDRDPHQDRPRDAGRRAGGQREWEQPRQSRARDAAPPPWPAPWETPEPPPQRKEGLGRRGPDSEPASGRYLPSNPRPGLEEVEFSQSEAEGLLDCHKCRYLCTGRGVVHIVEVILNGMVLMCIVASYFVLAGFSASFTTGGGFGNNYYSPFEGTELEQVRQLDQQYTVLRAPLIYGGVAVSLGLGVLTMGVLLRGAKSLTKLPGKWLLSEAAFSLLAAVGYCVGIGIYLHAALQINSTDTCKRRERLYARKGLTWMNCQLAGTDGAAATFACLLVIMYGASVVLALRSYRERQRYKDSWGQPRHHSDAPGYLWSGTL